In one window of Luteitalea sp. DNA:
- a CDS encoding ABC transporter permease subunit encodes MGLLTFWVAHRDEVMSALGVHLILVVASTLAAAAIAVPLGIIAARRPRIGAPFMVVANIVQTIPSLALLGFLIPLPLVGGIGPRAAIVALILYGVLPILRTTVTGIQGVDRDVREAAVALGMTPGQLLRQVELPLALPSMMAGVRVATVINVGTATVAAAIGAGGLGEYIFRGLSMVDSTVILAGAVPAAALALAADALLTFVERAVSPRRRRRWTLAAAVTILIALCVGTVLLALPSRSSRATIVVGSKNFTEQIVLGEIVAQALERFGGLSVERRLNLGGTFICDRALALGEIDVYVEYTGTALTAIFRQPVAHDRQRVIALVRDAYARTGRSLLAPLGFNNTFAILVRQRDAQTLGLRTVSDLARVDDRLQAGFGYEFLERADGYRGFVAAYGLRFERSPRVMELSLTYRALAAGSVDVIAGDATAGLIDALNLTMLEDDRRYFPPYDAVPVVSTATLLREPGIRRALEAIAGRIDEPTMRRLNYAVEGDRRDASDVVREFLDTLDGPQDVATW; translated from the coding sequence ATGGGGCTGTTGACCTTTTGGGTGGCGCACCGTGACGAGGTGATGTCCGCGCTCGGCGTGCATCTGATCCTGGTTGTGGCGTCCACGCTCGCGGCGGCGGCCATTGCCGTGCCGCTCGGCATCATCGCGGCGCGCCGGCCGCGCATTGGCGCGCCCTTCATGGTCGTGGCCAACATCGTGCAGACCATCCCGAGCCTCGCGCTGCTCGGGTTCCTCATTCCGCTGCCGTTGGTCGGCGGCATCGGTCCACGCGCCGCCATCGTCGCCCTCATTCTGTACGGCGTGCTCCCCATCCTGCGAACGACGGTCACAGGCATCCAGGGCGTCGATCGCGACGTGCGTGAGGCGGCGGTTGCGCTCGGCATGACTCCAGGACAGCTGCTCCGGCAGGTCGAGCTGCCGTTGGCCTTGCCGTCCATGATGGCGGGTGTTCGCGTCGCGACGGTCATCAACGTCGGCACGGCGACGGTCGCGGCAGCCATTGGTGCCGGTGGGCTGGGTGAGTACATCTTCCGAGGTCTGTCGATGGTGGACTCGACGGTCATCCTTGCCGGTGCCGTGCCGGCCGCCGCCCTGGCGCTTGCCGCAGATGCGCTGCTGACCTTCGTCGAGCGAGCGGTCTCCCCGCGCCGCAGGCGACGTTGGACGCTCGCGGCGGCGGTCACGATTCTGATCGCACTCTGCGTGGGCACCGTGCTCCTGGCGCTCCCCAGCCGCTCGTCACGCGCCACCATCGTTGTCGGATCGAAGAACTTCACGGAGCAGATCGTGCTGGGCGAGATCGTCGCGCAGGCGTTGGAACGCTTCGGCGGATTGTCGGTCGAGCGTCGCTTGAATCTCGGCGGGACGTTCATCTGCGATCGTGCTCTTGCGTTGGGTGAGATCGACGTCTACGTCGAGTACACGGGCACGGCGCTCACAGCGATCTTCCGCCAGCCGGTCGCCCACGATCGCCAGCGAGTGATCGCCTTGGTGCGAGACGCGTATGCACGCACGGGCCGCAGCCTGCTGGCCCCGCTCGGCTTCAACAACACGTTCGCCATCCTCGTCCGCCAGCGCGACGCGCAGACGCTCGGGCTGCGGACCGTCAGTGATCTTGCCCGTGTGGACGACCGCCTCCAGGCTGGCTTCGGCTACGAGTTCCTCGAGCGTGCCGACGGCTATCGCGGCTTTGTCGCCGCATATGGGCTCCGCTTCGAGCGCTCACCGCGCGTCATGGAGCTGTCGCTGACCTATCGTGCGCTCGCTGCCGGCAGTGTCGACGTCATTGCCGGAGACGCCACGGCGGGGCTGATCGACGCGCTGAACCTCACGATGCTCGAGGATGACCGACGCTACTTCCCGCCGTACGACGCGGTGCCGGTGGTCTCCACGGCGACGCTGCTGCGCGAGCCGGGCATCCGCCGGGCGCTGGAGGCGATCGCCGGTCGAATCGACGAGCCAACCATGCGTCGGTTGAACTACGCGGTCGAAGGAGACCGGCGCGACGCGAGTGACGTCGTGCGCGAGTTCCTCGATACCCTGGATGGCCCTCAGGACGTAGCGACCTGGTAG